From a region of the Entelurus aequoreus isolate RoL-2023_Sb linkage group LG27, RoL_Eaeq_v1.1, whole genome shotgun sequence genome:
- the LOC133644371 gene encoding transcription factor 7-like 1-B isoform X2: MNYKPRRMTPTKLIPTTFAAMEPDWDLILELIDEDLGPKISPEIGPRGRFEDCIYHGEQIMAPFNHLAPPQTVRPPMAPVNHLVPQPQTVRPSVAPVNQLPPPPPTVSCVPVAMQPEVMGQNPVGVMCSNGQLLFKMEPGEEPDTFFTNPPPNSSKRKRRTGNNDDRPYIKKPPNAFMLFMKEQRPNVKAKFLNKDSATVNKALD, from the exons ATGAATT ACAAGCCTCGCCGGATGACACCAACTAAACTCATTCCAACTACATTTGCCGCCATGGAGCCAGACTGGGACTTGATCCTCGAACTGATCGACGAGGACTTAGGTCCCAAAATCTCGCCGGAAATTGGCCCCCGTGGTCGGTTCGAAGACTGCATCTACCACGGGGAACAG ATAATGGCGCCTTTCAATCATCTGGCCCCTCCCCAAACAGTAAGACCCCCAATGGCGCCCGTCAATCATCTAGTCCCTCAGCCACAAACAGTGAGACCCTCAGTGGCGCCCGTCAATCAGCTGCCGCCACCTCCACCGACA GTCAGCTGTGTTCCTGTGGCGATGCAGCCGGAGGTCATGGGCCAAAATCCAGTTGGAGTCAT gtgtagcaACGGTCAGCTGCTGTTCAAGATGGAACCTGGAGAGGAACCTGACACCTTCTTCACCAACCCTCCTCCAAACTCATCCAA GAGAAAGAGGAGGACAGGGAACAACGACGACAGGCCTTACATCAAGAAGCCTCCAAACGCCTTCATGCTGTTCATGAAGGAGCAGCGTCCCAACGTCAAGGCCAAGTTCCTCAACAAGGACAGCGCCACCGTCAACAAAGCCCTCGACTAG
- the LOC133644371 gene encoding transcription factor 7-like 1-B isoform X3 — translation MTPTKLIPTTFAAMEPDWDLILELIDEDLGPKISPEIGPRGRFEDCIYHGEQIMAPFNHLAPPQTVRPPMAPVNHLVPQPQTVRPSVAPVNQLPPPPPTVSCVPVAMQPEVMGQNPVGVMCSNGQLLFKMEPGEEPDTFFTNPPPNSSKRKRRTGNNDDRPYIKKPPNAFMLFMKEQRPNVKAKFLNKDSATVNKALD, via the exons ATGACACCAACTAAACTCATTCCAACTACATTTGCCGCCATGGAGCCAGACTGGGACTTGATCCTCGAACTGATCGACGAGGACTTAGGTCCCAAAATCTCGCCGGAAATTGGCCCCCGTGGTCGGTTCGAAGACTGCATCTACCACGGGGAACAG ATAATGGCGCCTTTCAATCATCTGGCCCCTCCCCAAACAGTAAGACCCCCAATGGCGCCCGTCAATCATCTAGTCCCTCAGCCACAAACAGTGAGACCCTCAGTGGCGCCCGTCAATCAGCTGCCGCCACCTCCACCGACA GTCAGCTGTGTTCCTGTGGCGATGCAGCCGGAGGTCATGGGCCAAAATCCAGTTGGAGTCAT gtgtagcaACGGTCAGCTGCTGTTCAAGATGGAACCTGGAGAGGAACCTGACACCTTCTTCACCAACCCTCCTCCAAACTCATCCAA GAGAAAGAGGAGGACAGGGAACAACGACGACAGGCCTTACATCAAGAAGCCTCCAAACGCCTTCATGCTGTTCATGAAGGAGCAGCGTCCCAACGTCAAGGCCAAGTTCCTCAACAAGGACAGCGCCACCGTCAACAAAGCCCTCGACTAG
- the LOC133644371 gene encoding transcription factor 7-like 1-B isoform X1, with translation MARSETNKPRRMTPTKLIPTTFAAMEPDWDLILELIDEDLGPKISPEIGPRGRFEDCIYHGEQIMAPFNHLAPPQTVRPPMAPVNHLVPQPQTVRPSVAPVNQLPPPPPTVSCVPVAMQPEVMGQNPVGVMCSNGQLLFKMEPGEEPDTFFTNPPPNSSKRKRRTGNNDDRPYIKKPPNAFMLFMKEQRPNVKAKFLNKDSATVNKALD, from the exons ATGGCGCGCTCCGAAACGA ACAAGCCTCGCCGGATGACACCAACTAAACTCATTCCAACTACATTTGCCGCCATGGAGCCAGACTGGGACTTGATCCTCGAACTGATCGACGAGGACTTAGGTCCCAAAATCTCGCCGGAAATTGGCCCCCGTGGTCGGTTCGAAGACTGCATCTACCACGGGGAACAG ATAATGGCGCCTTTCAATCATCTGGCCCCTCCCCAAACAGTAAGACCCCCAATGGCGCCCGTCAATCATCTAGTCCCTCAGCCACAAACAGTGAGACCCTCAGTGGCGCCCGTCAATCAGCTGCCGCCACCTCCACCGACA GTCAGCTGTGTTCCTGTGGCGATGCAGCCGGAGGTCATGGGCCAAAATCCAGTTGGAGTCAT gtgtagcaACGGTCAGCTGCTGTTCAAGATGGAACCTGGAGAGGAACCTGACACCTTCTTCACCAACCCTCCTCCAAACTCATCCAA GAGAAAGAGGAGGACAGGGAACAACGACGACAGGCCTTACATCAAGAAGCCTCCAAACGCCTTCATGCTGTTCATGAAGGAGCAGCGTCCCAACGTCAAGGCCAAGTTCCTCAACAAGGACAGCGCCACCGTCAACAAAGCCCTCGACTAG